The following proteins are co-located in the Primulina tabacum isolate GXHZ01 chromosome 11, ASM2559414v2, whole genome shotgun sequence genome:
- the LOC142518040 gene encoding uncharacterized protein LOC142518040, producing MWRFKPFTHKEQPGLEGRIIDIGNFKVQVRSVIAEGGFSSVYLARDAIHGSKPFALKHIICNDEESLELAMKEISVMKSLKEHPNVVTLCAHAVFDMGRTKEILLLMEYCDKSLVNVLESRGAGFFEEKQVLTIFRDVCNAVFAMHCQSPPIAHRDLKAENLLLGSDGLWKLCDFGSTTTNHKCFEKPEEMGIEEDNIRKYTTPAYRAPEMWDLFRRELISEKVDIWALGCLLFRICYFKLAFDGESKLQILNGNYRIPDLPKYNSSLTDLIRDMLQSSPNDRPDITQVWFRVNSLLPEGSQKSLPDGLLETPQQTTDVLAGMPKPANKSNPMPRRSPPPPPLAGARNVSLVPNNLRTGENAGPFGAFWTSEHAKYSVSNEDESRSKYDEDGTNHTSSRHEKICPEKHPASHLTPSKEQNFQSSTVQKTTPDRSVDRTSFESSPFSDDSKQSTERSRHPKPEGTPTFQNDAFNAFVAEFGGNNKSPSINGQRPEKEVFLEAELKKAREQLAHANIEKAEITSKYEKLSAICRLQRQEMQDLKQALAARTPSPSKDQPRIQSSTAPPNEKIEGTAWELQRGLFDQGSMSSDPQQWQAFTDDSRPQTLPPNNNPKSVRTRNGQQSKKAIDPSSGTNAWGFGSENFKADPSDSSKLNLPIGGLSKSQRFGESKSVENKLDPQPAGWAGF from the exons ATGTGGAGATTCAAACCTTTTACGCATAAAGAACAACCTGGGCTGGAAGGTCGCATCATTGACATTGGCAATTTCAAAGTTCAGGTTCGTAGTGTCATCGCAGAAGGTGGATTCTCATCCGTCTACTTAGCTAGAGATGCAATACATGGTTCCAAGCCATTTGCTTTAAAGCACATTATATGCAATGATGAAGAGTCACTGGAGCTGGCGATGAAAGAGATATCAGTCATGAAATCACTCAAAGAGCATCCCAATGTTGTTACTCTTTGTGCACATGCTGTATTTGATATGGGACGTACCAAGGAGATCCTCCTTCTTATGGAATATTGTGATAAATCTCTGGTTAATGTGCTTGAGAGCAGGGGGGCTGGGTTCTTTGAGGAAAAACAGGTTCTAACAATTTTCCGGGATGTCTGCAATGCTGTCTTTGCAATGCACTGCCAGAGTCCACCTATTGCACATCG AGACTTGAAGGCTGAGAATCTTTTGCTGGGGTCTGATGGATTGTGGAAGTTGTGTGATTTTGGTAGTACCACCACAAATCATAAATGCTTCGAGAAACCTGAGGAAATGGGTATCGAGGAGGATAATATTAGGAAATATACAACACCAGCATATAGAGCTCCTGAG ATGTGGGATCTTTTTCGCAGAGAACTTATAAGTGAGAAAGTAGATATATGG GCACTTGGATGTCTCCTTTTTCGCATATGTTACTTCAAGTTAGCATTTGATGGTGAATCAAAACTCCAAATTTTGAATGGGAACTATCGCATCCCAGATTTACCCAAGTATAACTCATCACTGACAGACCTTATAAGAGACATGCTTCAATCTTCCCCCAATGACAGACCAGATATCACGCAG GTCTGGTTCCGTGTTAATAGCCTTTTACCTGAAGGGTCACAGAAATCATTACCTGACGGACTTCTGGAAACGCCGCAACAGACTACTGATGTTCTTGCAG GCATGCCAAAGCCTGCAAATAAGTCCAATCCAATGCCTCGTAGAAGTCCACCTCCTCCTCCCTTAGCTGGAGCACGAAACGTATCATTAGTTCCAAATAATCTCAGAACAGGTGAAAATGCAGGTCCTTTTGGTGCTTTCTGGACCTCCGAACATGCAAAATATTCAGTATCGAATGAGGACGAGAGCCGATCTAAATATGATGAAGACGGAACCAATCATACATCATCTAGACATGAAAAGATCTGTCCCGAAAAGCATCCAGCTTCCCATTTAACTCCATCTAAGGAGCAAAATTTTCAATCTTCTACAGTCCAAAAGACCACACCAGATAGATCAGTCGATAGAACAAGTTTTGAAAGTTCACCATTTTCGGATGATTCAAAACAAAGTACCGAAAGATCAAGACACCCAAAACCAGAGGGAACACCCACCTTTCAAAATGATGCATTCAATGCTTTTGTAGCAGAATTTGGTGGTAACAATAAAAGTCCTAGCATTAATGGTCAGAGACCAGAAAAGGAAGTCTTCTTGGAGGCAGAGCTCAAAAAGGCGAGAGAGCAGCTTGCACATGCCAATATAGAAAAGGCAGAAATAACCTCCAAATACGAAAAGCTCTCTGCAATTTGTCGGTTGCAGCGTCAAGAAATGCAGGATCTTAAGCAAGCTCTAGCTGCAAGAACTCCATCACCGAGTAAAGATCAGCCCAGAATCCAATCATCCACTGCTCCACCT AATGAGAAGATTGAAGGAACGGCTTGGGAATTGCAACGTGGTTTATTTGACCAAGGTTCTATGAGCTCGGACCCTCAACAGTGGCAGGCTTTCACCGATGATTCCAGGCCACAGACGTTGCCTCCGAACAACAACCCTAAATCTGTTAGAACAAGAAATGGTCAGCAGAGTAAGAAGGCCATCGACCCATCTTCTGGTACCAATGCTTGGGGATTTGGATCCGAGAATTTTAAGGCGGATCCTTCGGATTCCTCAAAGCTTAATCTACCCATCGGTGGATTGAGTAAGTCTCAACGATTTGGTGAGTCGAAGAGCGTGGAAAATAAGTTGGATCCCCAACCTGCTGGGTGGGCTGGTTTCTAG